From the Arthrobacter sp. PM3 genome, one window contains:
- a CDS encoding CdaR family transcriptional regulator → MQQQDVEQLVEQVAQRLGRGLSLEDLDGLLLAYSSNQSQADRVRVNFLLSKRVPVDVIAWQLSHGIATAVRPVVVPANADLGMLGRVCVPLLVRGFRVGYLWVQLDPEEPSAATVLAQLPDVARELEQLSSLLLDSNTAESEFRRRREQEFLAACAGEANAVAAVAGWKEVQGKGPWQLVTVLDADGWAGGSDPIADTLIHRSAALQATIGVDAALFSAGTETHAVVLFKESTGRADHAQVLVHYRLELAKRSGRTVRRIILGTSEGFAKPRELAEAYRQSRQAAQAAAVDPQLGELVDCRATGVYQVLASAGGGAGAWADAGSVYFRLLEDHDRNHELLPVLELFYDNDGSVQEVATKLHLHRSSIYNRLGRIRQVLGVDPLKGMVRLELHAALKARRWAARPRI, encoded by the coding sequence ATGCAGCAGCAGGACGTGGAGCAGCTCGTGGAGCAGGTGGCGCAGCGGCTGGGCCGCGGCCTGTCCCTTGAGGATCTCGACGGATTGCTCCTGGCCTACAGCTCCAACCAGTCCCAGGCCGACCGTGTCCGGGTGAACTTCCTGCTCAGCAAGCGCGTCCCGGTGGATGTCATTGCGTGGCAGCTCTCGCACGGGATCGCGACGGCGGTGCGGCCGGTGGTTGTCCCGGCCAACGCGGACCTCGGCATGCTGGGCCGGGTGTGCGTGCCGCTGCTGGTGCGCGGGTTCCGGGTCGGGTACCTGTGGGTCCAGCTCGATCCCGAGGAACCGAGCGCCGCGACCGTCCTGGCCCAGCTGCCCGACGTGGCCCGGGAGCTGGAACAGCTCTCCTCCCTGCTGCTGGATTCCAACACGGCCGAGTCCGAGTTCCGCCGCCGGCGCGAACAGGAGTTCCTGGCCGCCTGCGCCGGGGAGGCCAACGCGGTGGCGGCCGTGGCGGGCTGGAAGGAGGTCCAGGGCAAGGGACCCTGGCAGCTGGTGACCGTCCTGGACGCGGACGGCTGGGCCGGAGGCTCGGACCCCATCGCCGATACCCTCATCCACCGGTCCGCGGCGCTGCAGGCCACCATCGGCGTGGACGCCGCACTGTTCAGCGCCGGCACGGAGACCCACGCGGTGGTGCTCTTCAAGGAATCCACCGGCCGCGCGGACCACGCCCAGGTGCTGGTCCATTACCGGCTGGAACTGGCCAAACGCTCCGGGCGCACCGTCCGGCGGATCATCCTGGGCACGAGCGAGGGCTTCGCCAAGCCGCGCGAACTCGCCGAAGCGTACCGGCAGTCACGGCAGGCGGCCCAGGCCGCGGCGGTCGATCCGCAGCTCGGCGAGCTCGTCGACTGCCGGGCCACCGGCGTCTACCAAGTCCTGGCCTCAGCCGGCGGCGGTGCGGGCGCCTGGGCGGACGCCGGGTCCGTGTACTTCCGACTCCTCGAGGACCACGACCGCAACCATGAGCTGCTGCCGGTGCTGGAGCTGTTCTATGACAACGACGGCTCAGTCCAGGAAGTCGCGACCAAGCTCCACCTCCACCGGAGCAGCATCTACAACCGGCTCGGCCGGATCCGCCAGGTGCTCGGCGTGGACCCGCTGAAGGGGATGGTGCGGCTGGAACTCCACGCCGCGCTCAAGGCGCGGCGCTGGGCGGCCCGGCCCCGGATCTAG
- the ptsP gene encoding phosphoenolpyruvate--protein phosphotransferase: MQNFPGVGVSPGRIIGTVRQMPKPISEPPAGEQLPAGVTAEEATAALKAAAKAVHDELKARAETASGDGKAVLEATALMATDTMLLKSATKLIGRGTSGQRAIWEAGASVSEMLHNLGGYMAERATDVLDVRARIVAELRGVPAPGIPVSEAPFILIAEDLAPADTATLDPEKILALVTAGGGPQSHTAIIARSLGLPAVVAAAGVDELADGTEVYVDGAAGLITAGPGEEQRAAAAHWAATASLLSAFDGTGTTADGHLVPLLANVGGAKDAVTAAGLNAQGVGLFRTEFCFLERDTEPTVEEQAAAYKGVFDAFPGKKVVLRTLDAGADKPLPFLTDATEPNPALGVRGYRTDFTTPGVLERQLQAIALAEQASEADVWVMAPMISTAEEAARFASLCAAAGIKTPGVMVEVPSAALTAEAILREVGFASLGTNDLTQYAMAADRQLGPLAALNTPWQPAVLRLVGLTVEGSAAEGHKKPVGVCGEAAADPALAVVLTGLGVTTLSMTARSIAAVAAVLKTVTLAEAQELAKLALSAPSATEARAWVRAKLPVLEDLGL, from the coding sequence GTGCAGAACTTCCCAGGAGTAGGCGTGAGCCCCGGCCGCATCATCGGTACCGTCCGGCAGATGCCCAAACCGATCAGCGAACCCCCCGCCGGAGAGCAGCTGCCCGCCGGAGTCACGGCCGAGGAGGCCACGGCGGCGCTGAAGGCGGCGGCGAAGGCTGTCCACGACGAGCTCAAGGCCCGCGCCGAGACCGCCAGCGGCGACGGCAAGGCGGTCCTTGAGGCCACAGCGCTCATGGCCACGGACACGATGCTGCTCAAGTCCGCCACCAAACTGATTGGCCGCGGAACCTCCGGGCAGCGGGCCATCTGGGAAGCCGGCGCGTCCGTTTCGGAAATGCTGCACAACCTGGGCGGCTACATGGCCGAGCGCGCCACCGACGTCCTTGACGTCCGGGCCCGGATCGTGGCGGAACTGCGCGGCGTTCCTGCGCCCGGCATCCCGGTCTCCGAGGCGCCGTTCATCCTGATCGCCGAGGACCTTGCCCCGGCCGACACCGCCACCCTTGACCCGGAGAAGATCCTGGCCCTGGTCACCGCCGGCGGCGGCCCGCAGTCCCACACCGCGATCATCGCCCGTTCCCTGGGCCTGCCGGCAGTGGTGGCCGCCGCCGGCGTCGACGAGCTCGCCGACGGCACCGAGGTGTATGTCGACGGTGCGGCCGGCCTCATCACGGCCGGACCCGGGGAAGAGCAGCGTGCCGCCGCGGCCCACTGGGCCGCCACCGCCTCGCTGCTGTCGGCCTTTGACGGGACGGGCACGACGGCGGACGGCCACCTCGTTCCGCTGCTCGCCAACGTCGGCGGGGCCAAGGACGCCGTGACCGCCGCCGGCCTGAACGCCCAGGGCGTGGGACTGTTCCGCACCGAATTCTGCTTCCTGGAACGGGACACCGAACCGACCGTCGAGGAGCAGGCCGCCGCGTACAAGGGCGTCTTCGATGCCTTCCCCGGCAAGAAAGTCGTGCTCCGCACGCTTGATGCCGGCGCGGACAAGCCGCTGCCGTTCCTCACCGATGCCACCGAGCCCAACCCGGCCCTGGGTGTGCGCGGCTACCGGACCGACTTCACCACCCCGGGGGTCCTGGAGCGCCAGCTGCAGGCGATCGCCCTGGCCGAACAGGCCTCCGAGGCCGACGTCTGGGTCATGGCGCCGATGATTTCCACCGCCGAGGAAGCCGCCCGGTTCGCTTCGCTGTGCGCCGCCGCCGGCATCAAGACCCCCGGCGTCATGGTGGAGGTTCCGTCCGCCGCCCTCACCGCCGAGGCCATCCTCCGCGAGGTCGGCTTCGCGAGCCTGGGCACCAATGACCTCACCCAGTACGCCATGGCCGCCGACCGCCAGCTCGGCCCGCTGGCAGCCCTGAACACCCCGTGGCAGCCGGCCGTGCTGCGGCTCGTCGGCCTGACCGTGGAAGGTTCGGCGGCCGAGGGCCACAAAAAGCCCGTGGGCGTGTGCGGCGAGGCCGCGGCGGACCCGGCCCTCGCCGTCGTCCTCACCGGCCTGGGCGTTACCACGCTGTCCATGACGGCGCGGTCTATCGCGGCGGTGGCCGCCGTGCTGAAGACCGTCACCCTGGCCGAGGCGCAGGAGCTGGCCAAGCTGGCCCTCTCGGCGCCGAGCGCCACGGAGGCCAGGGCCTGGGTCCGGGCGAAGCTGCCGGTCCTGGAGGACCTCGGTCTCTAA
- the ald gene encoding alanine dehydrogenase, whose protein sequence is MIIGVPKEIKNNEFRVAITAAGVHEFRTHGHVVLVERGAGLGSGITDEEYAIAGAEIVAEADDVWARADMVMKVKEPVKAEYHRFRKGLILFTYLHLAAEPELTQELINSGVTAIAYETVQEGRALPLLAPMSEVAGRLSVQVGATSLMAPAGGKGVLLGGVPGVRPAKVVVLGAGVAGTNAAAMALGLGADVTILDININRLRELDAQYQGRLKTVASNAYEIEKSVVDADLVIGSVLIPGAKAPKLVTNELVSRMKPGSVLVDIAVDQGGCFEDTHPTTHQEPTYKVHNTIFYCVANMPGAVPNTSTYALTNVTLRYAVSLANLGVKAAFERDAALAAGLNIAGGKVAHRSVSEAHNLPLVADWHELVSA, encoded by the coding sequence ATGATCATCGGTGTCCCCAAAGAGATCAAGAACAACGAATTCCGCGTCGCCATCACGGCAGCGGGCGTCCACGAATTCCGCACGCACGGCCACGTGGTCCTCGTCGAGCGCGGCGCAGGCCTGGGCTCGGGCATCACGGACGAGGAATACGCCATCGCCGGCGCCGAGATCGTTGCCGAAGCTGACGACGTCTGGGCCCGCGCCGACATGGTCATGAAGGTCAAGGAACCGGTCAAGGCCGAATACCACCGCTTCCGCAAGGGCCTGATCCTCTTCACCTACCTGCACCTGGCCGCCGAGCCGGAACTGACGCAGGAACTGATCAACTCCGGCGTCACCGCGATCGCCTACGAGACCGTCCAGGAGGGCCGCGCCCTGCCGCTGCTGGCCCCGATGTCCGAGGTTGCCGGCCGCCTCTCCGTCCAGGTCGGCGCGACCTCGCTGATGGCCCCGGCCGGCGGCAAGGGCGTGCTGCTCGGCGGCGTCCCCGGCGTCCGCCCGGCCAAGGTGGTTGTCCTCGGCGCCGGCGTTGCCGGCACCAACGCCGCCGCCATGGCCCTGGGCCTCGGCGCGGACGTCACCATCCTGGACATCAACATCAACCGCCTGCGCGAACTCGACGCCCAGTACCAGGGCCGCCTGAAGACCGTGGCGTCCAACGCCTACGAGATCGAAAAGTCCGTCGTCGACGCCGATCTCGTGATCGGCTCGGTCCTGATCCCGGGTGCCAAGGCCCCCAAGCTGGTCACCAACGAGCTCGTCTCCCGGATGAAGCCGGGCTCGGTGCTGGTGGACATCGCCGTGGACCAGGGCGGCTGCTTCGAGGACACACACCCCACCACGCACCAGGAACCGACGTACAAGGTCCACAACACGATCTTCTACTGCGTGGCCAACATGCCCGGCGCCGTGCCGAACACCTCCACCTACGCCCTGACGAACGTCACGCTGCGCTACGCCGTCTCGCTGGCCAACCTCGGCGTCAAGGCAGCCTTTGAGCGCGACGCCGCCCTCGCCGCGGGCCTCAACATCGCCGGCGGCAAGGTGGCACACCGCTCGGTCTCCGAGGCGCACAACCTGCCCCTCGTCGCCGACTGGCACGAGCTCGTCTCCGCGTAA
- a CDS encoding TetR/AcrR family transcriptional regulator, whose protein sequence is MSLIPIRPGAQPGAGRAAGRAAESERRDAARNRELLLCAAREIVEESGADALTMDRLAQRAGVGKGTVFRRFGSRAGLMLELLSGAEAEFQGRFMFGPPPVGPGAPPLDRLIAVGEARISWTLEFGELARAADTSVHNRFDVPPAVLWRRHLEMLLREAGVSADPWLMASALAAALEPELLLHTVRVHAVAPERLVETWRELVTRVVAGA, encoded by the coding sequence GTGAGCCTCATCCCGATCCGCCCCGGCGCCCAGCCCGGGGCAGGCCGCGCCGCCGGGCGCGCCGCCGAGTCCGAGCGCCGGGACGCCGCGCGCAACCGGGAGCTCCTGCTTTGCGCGGCCAGGGAAATCGTGGAGGAGTCCGGCGCCGACGCGCTCACCATGGACCGGCTGGCCCAGCGCGCCGGCGTCGGGAAAGGCACGGTCTTCCGCCGGTTCGGCAGCCGTGCCGGACTCATGCTGGAGCTCCTCAGCGGCGCCGAAGCCGAGTTCCAGGGCCGGTTCATGTTCGGCCCGCCTCCGGTGGGTCCCGGCGCGCCGCCCCTGGACCGTCTCATCGCCGTAGGGGAGGCGCGGATTTCCTGGACGCTGGAATTCGGGGAACTGGCCCGCGCCGCCGACACGTCGGTCCACAACCGGTTCGACGTTCCGCCGGCCGTCCTCTGGCGGCGCCACCTCGAGATGCTGCTGCGCGAGGCCGGGGTATCGGCGGACCCGTGGCTTATGGCCTCGGCCCTGGCCGCGGCGCTGGAACCGGAACTGCTGCTGCACACCGTGCGCGTGCACGCGGTCGCACCCGAGCGGCTCGTGGAAACCTGGCGGGAACTCGTCACGCGCGTCGTGGCCGGGGCGTAG
- a CDS encoding mannitol-1-phosphate 5-dehydrogenase — MKAVHFGAGNIGRGFVGLLLHEAGYEVVFADVADALITRLAAADSYQVHEVGESPAVRTVDNFRALNSGTQEGDVVAEIATADIVTTAVGPHILKFVAPLIAKGIAARAAGLAPLQVMACENAINATDILKSEVTAQWDPAAGDLDAAAVFANTAVDRIVPNQEAGQGLDVTVETFYEWVIDRTPFAGKEPAIPGATFVDDLGPYIERKLFTVNTGHASAAYFGFEAGLGKISEAMADQDVAADVRAVLDETKELLVAKHGFNREQQEAYVEKILGRFSNPHLPDTVARVGRAPLRKLSRHERFIGPAAELAERGIVPEALLGAIAAALRFNDPADAEAVELAKILSASTPDEATEKITGLAPGHPLFAAVSSLIEEAKAVV; from the coding sequence GTGAAGGCTGTTCATTTCGGAGCCGGGAACATCGGCCGCGGGTTCGTGGGCCTGCTGCTGCACGAGGCAGGGTATGAGGTGGTGTTCGCCGACGTCGCGGACGCCCTCATCACCCGGCTGGCCGCCGCGGACAGCTACCAGGTCCACGAAGTGGGGGAGAGCCCCGCCGTCCGTACGGTCGACAACTTCCGCGCCCTGAACTCCGGCACCCAGGAAGGCGACGTCGTTGCGGAAATTGCGACGGCGGACATCGTCACCACCGCGGTGGGGCCGCACATCCTGAAGTTCGTGGCGCCCCTGATCGCCAAGGGCATTGCGGCCCGCGCCGCCGGGCTGGCGCCGCTGCAGGTCATGGCCTGCGAGAACGCCATCAACGCGACCGACATCCTGAAGTCAGAAGTCACGGCCCAATGGGACCCGGCAGCCGGCGACCTTGACGCCGCCGCCGTGTTCGCCAACACGGCCGTGGACCGGATCGTGCCCAACCAGGAAGCGGGGCAGGGCCTGGATGTCACGGTGGAGACGTTCTACGAGTGGGTGATCGACCGCACCCCGTTCGCCGGGAAAGAGCCGGCCATCCCGGGGGCAACCTTCGTGGACGACCTCGGGCCATACATCGAGCGGAAGCTGTTCACGGTGAACACGGGGCACGCGTCGGCGGCCTACTTCGGATTCGAGGCGGGACTGGGCAAGATTTCCGAGGCCATGGCCGACCAGGACGTTGCCGCCGACGTCCGCGCCGTCCTGGACGAAACCAAGGAACTGCTGGTGGCCAAGCACGGCTTCAACCGCGAGCAGCAGGAGGCCTACGTGGAGAAGATCCTCGGCCGGTTCTCCAACCCGCACCTGCCGGACACCGTCGCCCGGGTGGGCCGGGCCCCGCTACGCAAGCTCAGCCGGCACGAACGGTTCATCGGGCCGGCCGCCGAGCTCGCCGAACGCGGAATTGTCCCGGAAGCGCTGCTCGGGGCGATCGCCGCGGCCCTGCGGTTCAACGATCCCGCCGACGCCGAGGCCGTGGAGCTGGCGAAGATCCTGTCCGCGTCCACGCCCGACGAGGCCACGGAGAAGATCACGGGCCTGGCCCCGGGCCACCCGCTCTTCGCCGCCGTCTCCTCCCTCATTGAGGAAGCTAAGGCGGTCGTCTAA
- a CDS encoding TetR/AcrR family transcriptional regulator — MSIDGQLPPKARLLRAAAELLANSGGSAVSTRQITQLAGVTAPTLYHHFGDKEGLFDAVVAAGFDEYVAGERDFAPSGQPLEDIRRMWDNHVQFGLKQPELYLVMFGNIRPESRPAIVADAEALMEEMLNKAAVAGQLNVPPREAARSILAANVGVTLMLIAEKAPERNLELSAMTRDAMIFAVSTDQARNNAADDGGKSSVVVAAIALNAALQASHSDQLSSSELKLFLEWLHRISTSSTS, encoded by the coding sequence ATGAGTATCGATGGCCAGCTACCACCCAAGGCCCGGCTGCTGCGTGCGGCCGCCGAGCTGCTGGCCAACTCGGGCGGATCGGCAGTTTCGACCCGCCAGATCACGCAGCTGGCCGGTGTTACGGCACCGACCCTCTATCACCACTTTGGCGACAAGGAAGGGCTGTTCGACGCCGTCGTCGCAGCAGGTTTCGACGAATATGTCGCGGGCGAACGCGATTTCGCGCCCTCTGGCCAGCCGCTGGAGGACATCCGGAGGATGTGGGACAACCACGTGCAGTTCGGGCTGAAGCAGCCGGAACTCTACCTCGTCATGTTTGGCAATATTCGCCCTGAGAGCCGGCCGGCGATCGTCGCCGACGCCGAGGCCCTCATGGAGGAGATGCTCAACAAGGCGGCTGTGGCCGGCCAGCTCAACGTCCCGCCCCGGGAGGCGGCCAGGAGTATTCTGGCCGCAAACGTGGGCGTGACCCTCATGTTGATCGCGGAAAAGGCGCCCGAGCGCAACCTCGAGCTGTCCGCCATGACCCGCGACGCCATGATCTTTGCGGTCTCCACCGATCAGGCCCGGAACAACGCGGCTGACGACGGCGGAAAATCCTCCGTGGTCGTGGCGGCTATTGCCCTGAACGCAGCACTCCAGGCGTCCCACTCGGACCAGCTCTCCAGTTCGGAACTCAAGCTCTTTCTCGAATGGCTCCACCGGATCTCCACCAGCTCCACCAGCTAG
- a CDS encoding PTS mannitol transporter subunit IICBA — translation MATETVAKPRTSARVHVQKFGTFLSGMIMPNIGAFIAWGFITALFIPAGFFPNEELGKLVGPMITYLLPLLIGYTGGRMVYGVRGGVVGAVATMGVIVGTDIPMFIGAMILGPLTGWLMMKADKIWEGRVKPGFEMLIDNFSAGILAAIMAVVGMMVVGPVVKAFSNGASAVVEFLVINGLLPFTSIFIEPAKVLFLNNAVNHGILTPLGTQQALEQGKSILFLLEANPGPGFGILLAYSFFGKGLAKASAPGAAVIQFVGGIHEIYFPYVLMKPIMILAAIGGGMTGIFTLVVTGAGLRSPAAPGSIIAVYAATARDSYVGVTLSVLFATTVSFLIASVILKASKAPAEDDLDQATHKMEALKGKKSSVSSALIGEGVGASGVAVLTTPIKNIVFACDAGMGSSAMGASVLRNKIKAAGFPDVKVTNSAIANLSDTYDVVITHQDLTERAKPATASAVHVSVDNFMNSPRYDEIVELVKASNTDGEAAPEAAGAEVPAAAAAEAPAEAGPEAGPAGILVAESVVLSGTATTRDAAIDEAGQLLLDRGAVDSGYLDAMHEREESVSTYMGSYLAIPHGTNAAKDHIMKSAVSVIRYPNGIDWNGKEVKFVVGVAGVNNEHLQILASIAKVFTNKAQVAQLEAATTVEEVLALFGKVNS, via the coding sequence ATGGCAACAGAGACAGTTGCGAAACCACGTACCAGTGCGCGCGTACACGTCCAGAAATTCGGGACGTTCCTGTCCGGCATGATCATGCCGAACATCGGCGCGTTCATCGCGTGGGGTTTCATCACGGCCCTGTTCATCCCGGCGGGCTTCTTCCCCAATGAGGAGCTCGGCAAGCTGGTCGGGCCGATGATCACGTACCTGCTCCCGCTGCTGATCGGCTACACCGGCGGCCGCATGGTCTACGGCGTGCGTGGCGGCGTGGTCGGTGCGGTGGCCACCATGGGTGTGATCGTCGGTACTGACATCCCCATGTTCATCGGCGCCATGATCCTCGGCCCGCTCACGGGCTGGCTCATGATGAAGGCGGACAAGATCTGGGAAGGCCGCGTCAAGCCCGGCTTCGAAATGCTGATCGACAACTTCTCGGCCGGCATCCTGGCCGCCATCATGGCGGTCGTCGGCATGATGGTTGTCGGCCCGGTCGTCAAGGCCTTCAGCAACGGCGCCAGCGCCGTCGTCGAATTCCTGGTCATCAACGGCCTGCTGCCCTTCACCAGCATCTTCATCGAGCCCGCAAAAGTCCTGTTCCTGAACAACGCCGTCAACCACGGCATCCTCACCCCGCTGGGCACCCAGCAGGCGCTCGAGCAGGGCAAGTCCATCCTGTTCCTGCTCGAAGCCAATCCCGGTCCGGGCTTCGGCATCCTGCTCGCCTACTCGTTCTTCGGCAAGGGACTCGCGAAGGCATCCGCCCCTGGCGCAGCCGTCATCCAGTTTGTCGGCGGCATCCACGAGATCTACTTCCCGTACGTGCTGATGAAGCCCATCATGATCCTCGCCGCAATCGGCGGCGGCATGACCGGCATCTTCACCCTGGTGGTCACCGGCGCCGGACTCCGGTCCCCGGCCGCCCCGGGCAGCATCATCGCTGTCTACGCCGCCACCGCACGCGACAGCTATGTCGGCGTCACCCTCTCGGTGCTGTTCGCCACCACAGTGTCCTTCCTCATCGCCTCGGTCATCCTGAAGGCCAGCAAGGCGCCCGCCGAAGACGACCTCGACCAGGCCACCCACAAGATGGAGGCCCTGAAGGGCAAGAAGAGCTCCGTTTCCTCCGCCCTCATCGGTGAAGGCGTCGGCGCCAGCGGCGTCGCCGTCCTCACGACCCCGATCAAGAACATCGTCTTTGCCTGTGACGCAGGTATGGGCTCCAGCGCGATGGGCGCCTCCGTGCTCCGCAACAAGATCAAGGCCGCAGGCTTCCCGGACGTCAAGGTCACCAATTCGGCCATCGCCAACCTCAGCGACACTTACGACGTCGTGATCACGCACCAGGACCTGACGGAACGGGCCAAGCCCGCCACCGCCAGCGCCGTCCACGTCTCGGTGGACAACTTCATGAACAGCCCGCGGTACGACGAGATCGTGGAACTGGTCAAGGCCAGCAACACCGACGGCGAAGCGGCCCCCGAAGCCGCGGGGGCCGAAGTCCCGGCCGCCGCGGCGGCCGAAGCGCCTGCAGAGGCCGGGCCCGAAGCGGGTCCCGCCGGCATCCTGGTCGCCGAAAGCGTCGTCCTCAGCGGCACCGCAACCACGCGGGACGCCGCGATCGACGAGGCCGGGCAGCTCCTGCTGGACCGCGGCGCCGTCGACTCCGGCTACCTGGACGCCATGCACGAACGCGAGGAATCCGTCTCCACGTACATGGGCAGCTACCTCGCCATCCCGCACGGCACCAACGCCGCGAAGGACCACATCATGAAGTCCGCGGTGTCCGTGATCCGGTACCCGAACGGCATCGACTGGAACGGCAAGGAAGTGAAGTTCGTGGTCGGCGTGGCCGGCGTCAACAACGAACACCTGCAGATCCTGGCCTCGATCGCCAAGGTCTTCACCAACAAGGCGCAGGTGGCGCAGCTTGAGGCGGCCACCACGGTGGAGGAAGTCCTGGCCCTCTTTGGAAAGGTCAACTCCTAG
- a CDS encoding Gfo/Idh/MocA family oxidoreductase → MSIDPASNDPATGRQARPIRTAVAGFGLSGSVFHAPFIAANPAYSLEVISTSDAGRQAAAAAAYPAAEIVDTPADILELAGGLDLLVLGTPPATHYPLAKAALEAGLDVVVDKPFAVRSAEGQALIDLAARLGRVLTVFQNRRWDGDFLTVKSLVGSGSLGPVTRFESRFERWSPEVSKAWKAAATADDGGGVLFDLGTHLLDQALQLFGPAQVTHAELAARRPGEQADDDVFVALRHVSGVTSHLWMNMLCAQQGPRYRILGSGGGFTKHGVDPQEPYIVAGGSPLDAAYGVEDPDWAGLLGRDGHLDRLPTERGAYPEFYRILAAKIADGGAASALPVPVDPAGPVEVLRLIEQARSLA, encoded by the coding sequence ATGAGCATCGATCCAGCGAGCAATGATCCAGCGACCGGCCGCCAAGCCCGGCCCATCCGCACCGCCGTCGCCGGTTTCGGCCTCTCGGGCAGTGTGTTCCACGCCCCGTTCATCGCCGCCAACCCCGCCTATTCGCTGGAAGTCATCTCCACGTCCGACGCCGGCCGGCAGGCCGCCGCCGCAGCCGCCTACCCCGCGGCCGAAATCGTCGACACCCCGGCCGACATCCTGGAGCTGGCCGGCGGACTGGACCTGCTGGTGCTCGGCACGCCGCCCGCCACCCACTACCCGCTCGCGAAAGCTGCGCTGGAAGCCGGCCTCGACGTCGTCGTCGACAAGCCCTTCGCCGTGCGCAGCGCCGAGGGCCAGGCGCTCATCGACCTCGCCGCGCGGCTGGGCCGGGTGCTGACCGTGTTCCAGAACCGGCGCTGGGACGGGGACTTCCTCACCGTGAAATCCCTGGTGGGCTCGGGTTCCCTCGGTCCGGTGACCCGGTTCGAGTCCCGCTTCGAGCGCTGGTCGCCCGAGGTCTCCAAGGCGTGGAAGGCCGCCGCGACGGCGGACGACGGCGGCGGGGTGCTGTTTGACCTCGGCACCCACCTGCTGGACCAGGCCCTGCAGCTCTTCGGCCCGGCGCAGGTCACGCACGCGGAGCTGGCGGCCCGGCGGCCGGGGGAGCAGGCGGACGACGACGTCTTCGTGGCCCTGCGGCACGTATCCGGCGTCACGAGCCACCTGTGGATGAACATGCTGTGCGCCCAGCAGGGGCCGCGGTACCGGATCCTCGGCAGCGGGGGAGGGTTCACGAAGCACGGGGTGGACCCGCAGGAGCCTTACATCGTGGCCGGCGGCAGCCCGCTGGACGCCGCCTACGGCGTCGAGGACCCGGACTGGGCCGGCCTGCTGGGCCGCGACGGGCACCTGGACCGGCTGCCCACCGAACGCGGCGCCTACCCCGAGTTCTACCGGATCCTGGCGGCCAAGATCGCCGACGGCGGCGCCGCCTCGGCCCTGCCAGTGCCGGTCGACCCCGCCGGCCCGGTGGAGGTGCTGCGGCTCATCGAGCAGGCCCGGTCGCTGGCTTAG
- a CDS encoding MarR family winged helix-turn-helix transcriptional regulator, translated as MNVSEPADPGLLVLAQDFREALRHSIYLVRRLDADGELSAAQLSTLKMLTGDGVRVGEIARNLGVRVPSATEQIIKLERAGLARREPDPSDSRAVRVTLTAAGRAAVDAANERRNAVMAGILATLSADDRAALAAALPVIGKINSTLQA; from the coding sequence ATGAACGTCAGTGAACCGGCAGATCCCGGCCTCCTTGTCCTCGCCCAGGATTTCCGCGAGGCCCTCCGCCACAGCATCTACCTGGTCCGCCGGCTGGACGCCGACGGCGAACTCAGCGCCGCCCAGTTGAGCACGCTGAAGATGCTGACCGGCGACGGCGTCCGGGTGGGCGAGATCGCCCGGAACCTCGGCGTCAGGGTGCCCAGCGCCACCGAGCAGATCATCAAGCTCGAACGCGCCGGCCTCGCCCGCCGCGAACCGGACCCCAGCGACTCCCGCGCCGTCCGGGTGACCCTCACCGCGGCCGGCCGCGCCGCCGTCGACGCCGCCAACGAGCGCCGCAACGCCGTCATGGCCGGCATCCTGGCCACCCTGTCGGCCGACGACCGCGCCGCCCTCGCGGCAGCCCTGCCGGTGATCGGCAAAATCAATTCAACGCTTCAGGCCTGA
- a CDS encoding helix-turn-helix domain-containing protein, protein MALIAPRVTAGLPAEDAQKLKYALDGSHDITVFVDGTVHRLPPEARDAVVDLLGRFSRGEAVTVSSVEEMLTTSRAAELAGISHTYLRNMTDRGEIPVEYRGTHRRIRLADIMAWLETQQKPHADKTGAGAPAAGDAAAADIS, encoded by the coding sequence ATGGCACTGATAGCCCCCCGGGTGACGGCCGGCCTCCCGGCCGAGGACGCGCAGAAGCTCAAGTATGCCCTCGACGGCAGCCACGACATCACGGTGTTCGTGGACGGCACCGTCCACCGCCTGCCGCCGGAGGCGCGGGACGCCGTCGTCGACCTGCTGGGGCGCTTCAGCCGGGGTGAGGCCGTCACGGTCAGCAGCGTCGAGGAGATGCTGACGACGTCCCGGGCAGCGGAGCTGGCGGGGATTTCGCACACGTATCTGCGGAACATGACCGACCGCGGCGAGATTCCGGTGGAATACCGGGGAACGCACCGGCGGATCCGGCTGGCCGACATCATGGCCTGGCTGGAAACGCAGCAAAAGCCGCATGCGGACAAAACCGGTGCGGGCGCGCCTGCCGCCGGCGATGCTGCGGCCGCCGATATTTCATGA